A genome region from Pseudomonas sp. N3-W includes the following:
- a CDS encoding hydroxymethylglutaryl-CoA lyase → MTLPSHVRLIEVGPRDGLQNEAQPISVADKVQLVDALSAAGLGYIEVGSFVSPKWVPQMAGSAEVFAQIQRKPGVTYGALAPNLRGFEDAIAAGVKEVAVFAAASEAFSQRNINCSISESLARFVPIMDAARQHGVSVRGYVSCVLGCPYEGNVAPEQVAFVARELYAMGCYEVSLGDTIGTGTAGATRRMFEVVSADVPRNKLAGHFHDTYGQAMANIYASLLEGIAVFDSSIAGLGGCPYAKGASGNVATEDVVYLLNGLGIETGIDLDALIAAGQQICSVLGRPTGSRVAKARSAQ, encoded by the coding sequence ATGACTCTCCCCTCCCACGTACGCCTGATCGAAGTCGGCCCCCGCGACGGTCTGCAGAACGAAGCCCAACCCATCAGCGTTGCCGACAAGGTGCAACTGGTCGATGCGCTCAGCGCCGCTGGTCTTGGCTATATAGAAGTCGGCAGTTTTGTGTCACCCAAGTGGGTGCCGCAGATGGCCGGTTCCGCCGAGGTCTTTGCGCAGATCCAGCGCAAGCCCGGTGTCACCTACGGCGCACTGGCGCCGAACCTGCGCGGCTTCGAAGACGCCATCGCCGCGGGCGTTAAGGAAGTGGCCGTGTTTGCCGCCGCGTCCGAAGCTTTCTCGCAGCGCAACATCAACTGCTCGATCAGTGAAAGCCTGGCGCGGTTCGTGCCGATCATGGACGCGGCCAGACAACATGGCGTAAGCGTGCGTGGTTACGTGTCCTGTGTGTTGGGTTGCCCTTACGAGGGCAACGTCGCCCCGGAACAGGTCGCCTTCGTCGCCCGAGAACTCTATGCCATGGGCTGCTACGAAGTCTCGCTGGGGGACACCATTGGCACCGGCACCGCTGGCGCCACCCGCCGGATGTTTGAAGTGGTCTCGGCCGATGTACCACGCAACAAACTGGCCGGGCACTTCCACGACACCTATGGCCAGGCCATGGCCAATATCTACGCCAGCCTGCTGGAAGGGATTGCGGTGTTCGACAGCTCGATTGCCGGCTTGGGCGGCTGCCCGTACGCCAAGGGCGCCAGCGGTAATGTCGCTACTGAAGACGTGGTGTACCTGCTCAACGGCCTGGGCATCGAGACCGGTATCGACCTGGACGCCCTGATTGCGGCAGGTCAGCAGATTTGCAGCGTACTCGGGCGGCCTACCGGTTCGCGCGTGGCCAAGGCGCGCAGCGCACAGTAG